The Populus nigra chromosome 14, ddPopNigr1.1, whole genome shotgun sequence genome has a segment encoding these proteins:
- the LOC133673391 gene encoding lysine-rich arabinogalactan protein 18, with protein MDRNGILGWTLICVLVAGVGGQAPAATPTSTPATPTTPSVPLAAPAKAPAKPTTPAPVSSPPAVTPVASSPKQTVPTPVATPLATPPPAVTPVSSPPAPVPVSSPPEKSPPSPVPVAPPTSSPVAAPTAEVPAPTPSKKKPKKAPAPGPALLSPPAPPTEAPGPSAESMSPGSIADDSGAGRTRCFQKIAGGLALGWGLLALI; from the exons ATGGATCGGAATGGCATCCTCGGTTGGACACTGATTTGCGTCCTTGTGGCCGGTGTCGGTGGCCAAGCACCGGCTGCGACGCCGACATCAACTCCGGCGACTCCAACAACTCCTTCCGTACCATTGGCTGCACCTGCTAAAGCACCTGCAAAACCTACAACGCCAGCACCCGTATCATCACCACCGGCGGTAACACCAGTAGCATCTTCACCGAAACAGACTGTTCCAACTCCAGTGGCGACGCCATTGGCTACACCACCTCCAGCCGTGACTCCAGTTAGCTCCCCACCGGCTCCGGTTCCTGTTAGCTCTCCACCAGAAAAATCTCCTCCGTCTCCAGTGCCTGTTGCTCCACCGACAAGCTCGCCTGTGGCTGCACCGACAGCAGAGGTCCCTGCTCCTACTCCTAGTAAAAAGAAGCCAAAGAAGGCACCGGCTCCTGGTCCAGCATTGTTGAGCCCACCAGCACCACCAACGGAGGCTCCTGGACCTAGCGCAGAGTCCATGTCTCCTGGTTCTATCGCTGACGAC AGTGGAGCGGGAAGAACAAGATGCTTCCAGAAGATAGCAGGAGGATTGGCATTGGGATGGGGTCTGCTTGCTTTGATCTAG